One Clostridium estertheticum DNA segment encodes these proteins:
- a CDS encoding autorepressor SdpR family transcription factor produces MSVLNLPFKALADPTRRKIILLLKDRDLTAGEIAQHFNMTKPSISHHLNALKQSLLLTDERKGQHIYYSLNTTVFQEVTNWFFNTTHVNEGGIENEKDK; encoded by the coding sequence ATGTCAGTTCTCAATTTACCATTTAAAGCACTTGCAGACCCAACAAGAAGAAAAATTATTTTATTATTGAAAGACAGAGATTTGACTGCAGGAGAAATAGCGCAGCATTTTAATATGACCAAGCCAAGTATATCTCACCATCTTAATGCATTAAAGCAATCTTTGCTTTTAACAGATGAACGTAAGGGGCAACATATTTACTATTCTCTTAATACTACAGTGTTCCAAGAAGTAACTAATTGGTTTTTTAATACAACGCATGTTAATGAAGGGGGAATTGAAAATGAAAAAGATAAGTAA
- a CDS encoding 2'-5' RNA ligase family protein, which translates to MYVYALVGYLDYETEEYFKNLWKDLSENNITQYGVDKKGMRPHITIADYDKLDVDKFVGVLNEFYKNKSKINIDLNILGTFINTGTLFLAPTLSTQLLQFHRSHHDHFKAFNEDEKSFYLPGMWNPHCTIASRLSEDNMVQAFMYCKSNPNKIYGKLNEIALIEIKLNDKSIAIEDRIVFSKNLN; encoded by the coding sequence ATGTATGTGTACGCACTTGTAGGGTATTTAGATTATGAAACAGAGGAATATTTCAAAAATTTATGGAAAGATTTAAGTGAAAATAATATAACGCAATATGGTGTAGATAAAAAAGGCATGAGGCCACACATTACCATTGCAGATTATGATAAATTAGATGTGGATAAATTTGTGGGCGTGCTTAATGAATTCTATAAGAATAAATCAAAGATAAACATAGATCTAAATATATTAGGTACTTTTATTAACACAGGAACTTTATTTCTTGCCCCAACCTTATCAACTCAGTTGCTGCAATTTCATAGGAGTCATCACGATCATTTTAAAGCATTTAATGAAGATGAAAAATCCTTTTATCTTCCAGGCATGTGGAATCCACATTGTACCATAGCAAGTAGGTTAAGTGAAGATAACATGGTACAAGCATTTATGTACTGTAAGAGTAACCCAAATAAAATATATGGAAAATTAAATGAGATCGCCCTTATAGAAATAAAGCTTAATGATAAGAGTATTGCGATAGAGGATAGAATTGTTTTTTCAAAGAACCTCAACTGA
- a CDS encoding permease: protein MTQENKRVYDSEINLIKMLMFIIVLLLGIYFAKSTTVIKFDSRVINDFSTIFLSIIFEGIPFILIGALASSIIQIFVSEEAIAKIIPKNKFVGVLIASLVGLVFPVCECAIVPITRRLIKKGVPLSIAVTFMLSVPIMNPVVLLSTHYAFMGMSYMVIARAMFGMIGAITIGVLIGILNKDSPFKRQLVKKPRVKPHKEGCDCGEHNAHSFKNTNAIKHNHIPIYKNNGSCSCGHSHNTSNNSNKLIRNIEEIISHTSAELYDIGRFFIMGVFLSTCMQVFIPKELILSIGGGVLSSIIVMMVLAFVLSVCSETDAFIARSFLGQFTNGSIIGFLILGPMLDIKNTIMLCGSFKLSFVAKLIFLIVTICFILAVIANILPLAALSNTFSLGV, encoded by the coding sequence TTGACCCAGGAAAATAAAAGAGTTTATGATAGTGAGATTAACCTAATAAAAATGTTGATGTTCATCATAGTCTTACTACTAGGCATATATTTTGCAAAGAGTACCACAGTTATTAAATTTGATTCTAGGGTTATTAATGATTTTTCTACGATTTTTCTTAGTATAATTTTTGAAGGTATACCCTTTATACTAATTGGAGCATTGGCTTCTTCTATAATTCAGATATTCGTATCAGAGGAAGCAATTGCTAAAATAATTCCTAAAAATAAATTTGTAGGAGTTTTAATTGCATCCTTAGTTGGACTTGTTTTTCCAGTATGCGAATGTGCTATTGTGCCTATAACTAGGCGACTTATAAAAAAAGGTGTTCCACTAAGCATTGCGGTTACGTTTATGCTATCAGTGCCAATAATGAATCCTGTGGTCTTATTGTCAACACATTATGCGTTCATGGGAATGTCATATATGGTAATAGCAAGGGCTATGTTCGGAATGATTGGAGCTATAACAATAGGTGTTCTTATAGGGATACTTAATAAAGACAGCCCTTTTAAAAGGCAATTAGTTAAAAAACCTAGAGTTAAACCACATAAAGAGGGGTGCGATTGTGGAGAACATAATGCACACAGCTTTAAAAACACTAATGCTATTAAACATAATCATATACCCATATATAAAAATAACGGTAGCTGCTCTTGTGGACATAGTCATAATACTAGTAATAATAGCAATAAGCTTATAAGAAATATAGAGGAAATAATATCACATACTAGCGCAGAGTTATATGATATAGGTAGATTTTTTATCATGGGAGTGTTCCTCTCAACGTGTATGCAAGTTTTCATACCTAAGGAACTTATTTTATCCATAGGAGGGGGCGTTTTATCTTCCATAATAGTTATGATGGTGCTGGCTTTTGTATTATCAGTTTGTTCAGAAACAGATGCATTTATAGCTAGAAGCTTTTTAGGTCAGTTTACCAACGGTTCAATTATAGGGTTTTTAATCTTGGGGCCAATGTTAGATATAAAAAACACAATTATGCTTTGTGGAAGTTTTAAATTAAGTTTTGTAGCTAAGCTGATTTTTCTTATAGTTACTATTTGCTTTATTTTAGCTGTAATAGCAAACATACTTCCGCTTGCGGCGCTAAGTAATACTTTCTCTTTAGGAGTTTGA
- the trmB gene encoding tRNA (guanosine(46)-N7)-methyltransferase TrmB — protein MRLRKKYWARPELESSHIVVTDHYAHKGKWFEEFKNTNEIHLELGCGKGGFISERSKQNQNINFVGIDLKDEVLVFALRKVIDVREVKGEEDLNVRLMPLNIMLIDDVFAEDEISRIYINFCNPWPKERHNKRRLTHTKCLTNYKKFLKPGSEVWFKTDDTELFEDSIEYFKQSGFEILFLTYDLHNSDFKENVVTEYEAKFAELGMKAMFLKAKLM, from the coding sequence ATGCGCCTAAGAAAAAAATATTGGGCTAGGCCAGAGCTTGAGTCTAGTCATATTGTAGTAACGGACCATTATGCTCATAAAGGAAAGTGGTTTGAAGAATTTAAAAATACTAATGAAATACATCTAGAGCTAGGCTGTGGTAAAGGTGGATTTATATCAGAGAGGTCTAAGCAAAATCAAAATATTAACTTTGTAGGTATAGATTTAAAAGATGAGGTACTAGTATTTGCCCTTAGAAAAGTAATAGACGTAAGAGAAGTTAAAGGGGAAGAAGATTTAAATGTAAGACTTATGCCATTAAACATCATGCTTATTGATGATGTGTTTGCAGAAGATGAGATAAGTAGAATTTATATAAATTTTTGTAATCCTTGGCCAAAAGAAAGGCATAACAAAAGAAGATTAACTCATACTAAATGTTTAACCAATTATAAGAAATTTTTAAAGCCTGGATCTGAAGTTTGGTTCAAAACAGATGATACAGAGTTGTTTGAAGACTCAATAGAGTATTTCAAACAAAGTGGTTTTGAAATATTATTTTTAACTTATGATTTGCACAATAGTGATTTTAAAGAAAATGTAGTTACAGAATACGAGGCTAAATTTGCAGAATTAGGTATGAAAGCTATGTTTCTGAAAGCTAAATTAATGTAG
- a CDS encoding TIGR03943 family putative permease subunit, with product MKKKLNLNEFIWFIILIGFTCYFYMIISTNKITLFIHPKMVKYVKFALYFFIVLVIFQGKNIYAFKKAKSLKLGYIMFLIPLTLGILLKPVGVSVDSAINKGFSLTSQMKISTLKHKHTVLEDGTEVCDINEKDTHSTENANEQLKMSLESISLLKGKTINMTSGNFINAYEDIYGNPHNHVGRTINMKGFIYNQKGLNKAEFILSRIVVSCCAADAQLVGILCDYSGEKVFPEGTWINIEGTLGEREYKDAKSGEISVIPIIKVSKAKKIDVNNNEYIYN from the coding sequence TTGAAAAAGAAGTTAAATTTGAATGAATTTATATGGTTTATTATACTAATAGGCTTCACTTGCTATTTTTATATGATTATTAGCACAAATAAAATAACTTTATTTATTCACCCCAAAATGGTTAAATACGTAAAGTTCGCATTATATTTTTTTATTGTTTTGGTTATTTTCCAAGGAAAGAATATTTACGCATTTAAAAAAGCTAAAAGCTTAAAGCTTGGGTATATCATGTTTTTAATCCCACTTACCTTAGGAATTCTATTAAAACCGGTGGGGGTGAGTGTGGATAGCGCCATAAATAAGGGGTTTTCATTAACTTCACAAATGAAAATTAGTACCCTAAAGCATAAACATACTGTTTTAGAGGATGGAACTGAGGTATGTGATATTAATGAAAAAGATACTCATTCTACTGAAAATGCTAATGAGCAATTAAAGATGTCTTTAGAAAGTATATCACTGTTAAAAGGAAAAACTATAAATATGACGAGTGGAAATTTCATAAATGCTTATGAAGATATATATGGAAATCCACACAATCATGTTGGTAGAACCATTAATATGAAGGGCTTCATATATAACCAAAAGGGACTTAATAAAGCTGAATTTATATTATCTAGAATTGTTGTAAGTTGTTGCGCGGCGGATGCTCAATTAGTTGGTATTTTGTGCGATTATTCCGGAGAAAAAGTATTTCCAGAAGGCACCTGGATAAATATAGAGGGAACACTGGGGGAGCGAGAATATAAGGATGCTAAAAGTGGAGAAATTAGTGTAATTCCAATAATTAAAGTGAGCAAAGCAAAAAAAATAGATGTAAATAATAATGAGTATATATATAATTAA
- a CDS encoding ABC transporter ATP-binding protein, which produces MNIVKIEGLTKRFGDVTAVDNISLSIEEGEIYGLLGPNGAGKSTIINILCGLLSMDKGTIEILGKDIESSSTYIKQNIGVVPQDIAIYEDLTAYENVKFFASLYRLKGSELKEKVEEALKFVGLLDKKKEYPKSFSGGMKRRLNIACSIAHRPKLIIMDEPTVGIDPQSRNHILQSVKKLNSLGCTIIYTTHYMEEVEAICGNIAIIDHGKVIAQGTVEGLKAIVTDVNYVEITVENIDVVNIEDLKAIVGVVQIEVADEKIKIESKKGVANLDKIILFFTSNNISIKSIESKNPDLESVFLTLTGRKLRD; this is translated from the coding sequence ATGAATATAGTTAAGATTGAAGGATTAACCAAAAGATTTGGAGATGTAACAGCGGTAGACAATATAAGTTTATCAATAGAAGAAGGAGAAATTTATGGACTTTTAGGACCTAATGGAGCAGGTAAGAGCACCATTATAAATATATTATGTGGATTGTTATCAATGGATAAAGGTACAATTGAAATTTTAGGAAAAGACATTGAAAGTAGCAGCACCTATATTAAGCAAAACATTGGTGTGGTACCTCAAGACATTGCTATTTATGAGGATTTAACAGCTTATGAGAATGTTAAGTTTTTTGCTAGTCTTTATAGGTTAAAGGGGTCTGAACTTAAAGAAAAAGTAGAGGAAGCACTAAAGTTTGTGGGACTTTTAGATAAGAAAAAAGAGTATCCAAAGAGTTTTTCAGGTGGAATGAAAAGACGATTAAATATTGCATGCTCTATAGCTCATAGACCAAAGTTAATAATAATGGATGAACCAACAGTGGGCATTGATCCCCAATCAAGAAATCATATATTACAATCTGTAAAGAAATTAAATTCACTAGGATGTACTATAATTTATACTACGCATTATATGGAAGAGGTAGAAGCTATATGCGGGAATATAGCTATAATAGACCACGGAAAAGTAATTGCACAAGGGACTGTGGAGGGATTAAAGGCTATTGTTACAGATGTAAATTATGTTGAGATTACTGTGGAAAATATAGATGTGGTTAATATAGAGGACCTCAAAGCAATAGTGGGAGTTGTGCAAATAGAAGTTGCAGATGAGAAAATTAAAATAGAAAGCAAAAAAGGTGTTGCTAATTTAGATAAGATAATATTATTTTTTACTTCTAATAATATTTCTATTAAGAGTATAGAAAGCAAAAATCCAGATTTAGAGTCAGTATTCCTTACTCTAACTGGAAGGAAGCTCAGGGATTAG
- a CDS encoding histidine kinase dimerization/phosphoacceptor domain-containing protein, with protein sequence MDGWIIIYEFSILIYCISNYLESGMKNSTFVISILFNKLNKDEQFHKQYKYMSQLEERNKIAQEIHDNIGHTLSGGIMQLEGAKLLLDIDLPKSKSMVQSTINVLREGMDNIRITLKNIKPPFQSKIVLLKEK encoded by the coding sequence ATGGATGGATGGATTATTATTTATGAGTTTTCTATTTTAATATATTGCATAAGTAATTATCTGGAAAGTGGAATGAAAAATTCCACTTTTGTTATATCTATACTTTTTAATAAACTAAATAAAGATGAGCAGTTCCATAAGCAATATAAATATATGTCACAACTTGAGGAAAGAAATAAAATAGCCCAGGAAATACATGATAATATTGGACACACTCTGTCTGGAGGTATAATGCAACTAGAGGGAGCTAAACTTTTATTAGATATTGACTTACCTAAATCAAAATCAATGGTCCAAAGCACCATTAATGTGCTACGTGAAGGTATGGACAATATAAGAATTACTTTGAAAAATATTAAACCACCATTCCAAAGCAAGATTGTTTTACTGAAAGAGAAATAG
- a CDS encoding SdpI family protein, with product MKKISNVLKKDWVILILIVLGFALGVYFYPSLPNRVPIHWNSKGQVDGYGSKFLGAFGVVLINLGIYLMFIVLPYIDPKRKNYEKFQSTYQYLKYLLIIFLLGVEVTALLIAKGVVVNTSIFIQILGSLLLILLGNVMGRFKHNYFVGIKTPWTLANEEVWRKTHRMAAPLWVIGGIINILLTIVGIDFNGISNIIILTVIVIVPIVYSYIIYQQIVNLDK from the coding sequence ATGAAAAAGATAAGTAATGTTTTGAAAAAAGATTGGGTTATTCTGATTCTCATTGTTTTAGGATTTGCACTTGGGGTATATTTTTATCCATCTCTTCCCAATAGAGTACCTATACACTGGAATTCAAAAGGACAAGTAGATGGGTATGGAAGTAAATTCTTAGGTGCATTTGGCGTTGTATTGATAAATTTAGGAATATATCTAATGTTTATTGTTCTACCTTATATAGACCCTAAAAGGAAAAACTATGAAAAATTTCAGTCAACTTATCAGTATTTAAAGTATCTATTAATTATATTTTTACTTGGGGTGGAAGTGACCGCACTTCTAATAGCTAAAGGTGTTGTAGTCAACACATCAATTTTTATACAAATATTGGGTTCGTTGTTATTGATTTTGTTAGGAAATGTTATGGGGAGATTTAAGCACAACTACTTTGTTGGAATAAAAACTCCTTGGACTTTAGCTAATGAAGAGGTGTGGAGAAAGACTCATAGGATGGCAGCACCATTATGGGTTATAGGAGGAATCATAAATATATTATTAACTATTGTGGGAATAGATTTCAATGGAATATCTAACATAATTATTTTGACAGTAATCGTAATTGTGCCAATTGTATATTCATATATTATCTATCAGCAAATTGTTAATTTAGATAAATAA
- a CDS encoding SdpI family protein — protein MLDFGSKDLGIPIIMVIFGLVLRFKPPSKINSFYGYRTTRSIKSQEAWDYAQRRIGGLWLYTGTILYIAINISLLILPASKESLSFIHGGIGIIALIIWIPFVQKELKEKFDEDGITKN, from the coding sequence ATGTTGGATTTTGGGAGTAAAGATTTAGGAATTCCTATTATTATGGTTATATTCGGATTAGTTTTAAGATTTAAACCGCCAAGTAAAATAAATAGCTTTTATGGTTATCGAACAACGCGTTCCATAAAGTCACAAGAAGCATGGGACTATGCACAGAGACGTATTGGGGGCTTGTGGTTATACACCGGTACTATTTTATATATAGCTATTAACATAAGTCTATTAATTTTACCTGCTTCAAAGGAATCTTTGAGCTTTATTCATGGAGGTATTGGGATAATTGCTTTGATAATTTGGATACCATTTGTTCAAAAAGAACTAAAAGAAAAATTTGATGAAGATGGTATCACAAAGAATTAA